The proteins below are encoded in one region of Manis javanica isolate MJ-LG chromosome 8, MJ_LKY, whole genome shotgun sequence:
- the RD3L gene encoding protein RD3-like: protein MPLFGWMKWSKHGSYKPTQYPGSDVVTNTLLRELRWHLKERERLTQEIENEQKAKKTGVDYNWLRNYQNPHMTIPATEQRQLEILCSQVQPYQTGTILSRFREVLAENDVLPWEIVYIFKQVLRDFLNSADIGSHQEGPAEARSTDCAIRPAVPGGRSRHLDEDEIPTISSYVDRNTKNRFPTFSHRIWNLPYYYPSS, encoded by the exons ATGCCACTTTTTGGCTGGATGAAGTGGTCAAAACATGGGTCCTACAAACCCACACAGTATCCGGGCTCAGATGTGGTGACTAACACCCTGCTCCGGGAACTCAGGTGGCATCTGAAGGAGCGAGAAAGATTAACACAAGAGATcgaaaatgaacaaaaagcaaaaaaaacaggCGTGGATTACAACTGGCTGAGAAACTACCAGAATCCCCACATGACCATCCCAGCTACCGAACAAAGACAACTTGAAATTCTTTGCTCACAAGTTCAACCTTATCAAACTGGAACTATTCTCAGCAG ATTTCGAGAAGTTTTGGCAGAAAACGACGTGCTGCCTTGGGAAATAGTCTATATCTTCAAGCAAGTTCTGAGGGATTTCCTAAATAGTGCTGACATAGGCAGTCACCAAGAGGGCCCGGCGGAGGCACGGAGTACAGACTGTGCCATCCGCCCAGCGGTCCCGGGAGGACGCTCCAGGCATCTAGACGAAGATGAGATCCCCACCATTTCAAGCTACGTcgacagaaacacaaagaacagGTTCCCAACATTCTCACACAGAATATGGAACTTACCATATTATTACCCATCAAGTTAA